The Lactuca sativa cultivar Salinas chromosome 2, Lsat_Salinas_v11, whole genome shotgun sequence genome includes the window TTCTGGATGACGTTTGGAATGAAGAGAGATCACTTTGGGAAGAATTTAAGAGACATATGATGATGATAAAGTCACAAATTGGAAGTGGTGTTATTGTCACTACCCGAAAACTTGACATAGGAACAAAGGCTATGACAACGGATTCATGTCCTTTAAAAGGTCTTTCTGATGATGATTGTTGGAACATCTTTAAAGGGAGGGCCTTTCTAGCAGGACAGTCACCACCACCCGAATTGGAGAAGATTGGACATGATATTGTGAAAAAGTGTCGTGGTTTGCCTTTGCTAGTAAAGGTAATAGGAGGGGTGTTGCAGAATTACAGTGACCCGGAGAAGTGGTTGGCGATCAGAAATAGCAAAGTTTGGGATCTAGAAGATGAAACGGAGAGAGTTCAAAAGAGTTTGGAACTTAGCTTAGATAATCTGCCTAGACGTTCTATCGCCAAACAATGTTTTGCATCTTGTTCCATCTTTAAGAAAGATAAGGTCATGGAAAGGGAAGAACTGGTCCAACTTTGGATGGCTTTAGGTTTGGTTCAAGCAGAtgagaaagaaaagaaggagaTGGAGGATGTTGGAAACAATATTTTTCAAATTTTGGTTAGCAATTCGCTGTTCCAAGATGTTACAAGGGATATGGATGGTCATATCAATCATTGTAGTATGCATGATCTGGTGCATGATCTTTCATTATCACTTTCCAACCTTGAAAGCAAATGTTTGGTGGGTGTGATGAATGATGACTTTTGCCAAGAAAATACCAACGTTTTCTTTCTCATTAAAAGGAGAATGATGGATAGGACTTTGCGCACATTCTTCTTCTTCAGGGAGGTTAAGAAGAATGTTTCATTTCAACGATTCAAGCAAATGCGTATCCTAATACTTGAAAGATGTGGAATGACGAAGATAGACGATTCAATTGGAGGGTTGGTGCATCTCAGGTATCTTGATTTGTCATTTACCAGAATCAGTGTTCTTCCTGAATCTATTGGTAAATTATACCACTTGCAAACTCTAAAGTTGCAAAATTGCTATCATCTTAAGTTTCCAGAATCCATGAGAAATTTGGTAAGCCTGCGATATTGTAAATCTGAAGAAAGCATTCCCAACAATATCATGGGACAATTGACTTCTCTTCGTACATTAATGCCTAATTCCTTCAGCGTGCTTAGAAATAAAGGACACGGTGTTAAAGAGCTAAGCCGTTTAAAACACCTCAGTGGAAAGCTCTGTATTTTCAATCTAGAAAATCTTAGTAGCAAAGAGGATGCAGTCATGGCAGATTTATCTGGGAAAAAAAGTTTAAAGGAGATTGAATTCAATTGGAGTACAAATTATGGAGTTGGCCCCAGAAACGACAAGGAAGTATTGGAAGGCTTGCAACCCCCTGGAGATGTGAAAATATTGAAAATTAACAAATTTTCTGGTGATAATTTTCCGGAATGGGTAATGAAGATGGCAGTCACTATTGATGGGAAAGGGACGCCCCTTGACAAGCTGGTGGAGATCACATTATCTGGATGTTGGCGATGTCTCTCTCTTCCGACGCTTGAGCACTTACCACATCTTCGAGATCTTGTGTTATGGAGAATGGACAGCCTGACATGCTTAAGGAGTTCCGATGTTACTAGACCAACGAAGCCTTTGTCTCCGTCGTTGAGATTGCTCCGACTATCTTTTTTGGAAAGACTGGAAAAGTGGATAGATGGAGCACCCAACAGCTCAAAAATGATATCGCCTGTCCTCGAGAAGTTGGAGATTACTGATTGCCCAAAGATTATTCTGTTAGATGAATGTCATCCCCATCCTCTTGTGTCCTTAAGGATATGGGACTGCACAGGTCTGGAGTATATTAAGAGCATACAAGGCCTCACATCTCTTGAATATTTAGTAATCGGCAGTTGTCCAAGTCTTTCGGTAATAGCCAATTTGCCCAACGAGTGTCATTCTTTGAAGACTTTGTCTATTAGACGTTGCACCAACCTGACTTCCTTGCCTCATGAAATGTTCAACTGTTTTGCCTTCTTAAAATTGTTGATACTCGGTCCGTTCTCAAAGGAGCTGGATTCTTTCCCGAGTCTCCAAGGCATCCAGAAGTTAAGGAACCACCTTTACCGGTTAGAATTGTACGGTTGGGATCATTGGAAGTCAATACCAGATGTAATACAACACCTCACTTCACTGACTCAGTTACGAATACTTAGATTCGGAATACAAGAACTGCCTATGTGGTTAACAAAAATGTCATCTATTCGAGAAATGCAATTCATTTCTTGCAATAGGCTAGATGAAGAAAAGGTTAAACGGGGAGCCCCACGCGAAGCAAATGATGTCAGGTTAAATCATTTGAGGGTGTACATGGATAGAGATGTCAATTAGTTATTTGAGTGTGTGTTGGTGTATCATTTGTTCCTCTCTTGTTCAATTATAAACTCTCCCCAGCCATCCATCCATCCAACTGTACGGAGATCGCTGGTGTTCAACAACTTAAAAGAGACAAGTAGAACTATTGCTTTGTAAAAGTCCAAACTTTTTATGAATTTAATTATGTTTAAACACTTTATACTAAAATAAACAACACTCTTCAACAATTCTGTCACTTATCACTCAAACCTACAACTTCTGACCGCAATTAATCAACCAACTTTGCAAGATTCATTTCTGCTTAATTTTCTTGTAGAATTCATCATCATTGGAATTTTCTTGCATGATGGCTCTCATTCATTGCAAATGATTTGTAATACACCTAAAGAGTACTTTATATCAGTCTAATGTACCTAAGGACTATTTAGGGATCATTAGTGACAGAGATACCACACTAATTATTTTCGGATGAATTTCAAAATGATAATCAAGTGAAATATTAAGCATAACAAAATTGTGAACCAAAATCAACATGTGGTGGTGTATTTAACTTAAAAGATGATTTGATAACATAGATCTACAAATTAACAACATATACATGTACGTCTCTATTAACCCCCAACTTTGTGACAATTTCAGCAAATGATATAAGCTTCACCTCTTTACTTGGTCCATTTCTTTCTCTCTCCCAACTCCAGATTTAAATGATATAAGACTTGATTTCATTCTATTAAGACAAGAGCAGCATTCATCTAATCAACATTGTAGAAAATTAGAGTTATTTCCTTTTTATGCATGCTGCAACAGAAAAATAAACCAGTAAGAAAGATAACACCAGCATCAAGCATCATAAATAACCTGTAACTCAACACCGTAAATTGAAACAGAAATCAATAAAGAAAACCAAACTTACAGAATTATGAAAGCAGAAAACAAAATTCTAATACGTATTTACTAGGTATATAAATGAACTTAACAAGTAAATTTTATCTACAAATAAATGTCAACACATTATGGATGAACATACTCTTTTGTTTGAATGCAATAAACCATAGTAGAAagtattatttacttaaaatacAACAGAAATTCAAAATACTACACAACTTTTTGCATAATCTACAGTTTAGATAGCCATGTTTCGGGCTGTTTTGAAGTAGTGAATGACCACTTTGACAAGTAGTATGATTACAGTGTCAATCATTATttcagaaaaaaataataataataacagtaatcgtatttaactgttttaaatggttagattttttatttttctgtacCTTTATCCCACATAAATCAAAGATAGCATTGTCATGAGCAAGCCAAAGCACTCACATAGCCTAGCTTTATATGCTAGGTATATAAATGAACTTAACAAGTAAACTTCTAAAAAACTAGTCTaattagtttttcaaaaagctagcttataagctattttttggCTTGCCAAatacgacaacataaaaaagatCGAAAAATAAGTTTCAGCTATTTAATCCTACAACTTTATACCAATTAGTTTGAAAACATATGTTGTAGGATTCAATAACCCAACATTGTTAGACTAAACAAATTTGCTATAAAAAAGTTCAgaacaaaagtaaatttcaatatAAACTAATAGCATAAGCTGGAATATCTTTGCTCGTATCTTATAGAAAACTGTCAAATTACTTTTTAATTTtatcaattctttttttttttttgttttataattgtcatttaacattttataccttattaaaatattataaaaattatcTTGCATTTGGAAACATAATCATATCTCATGCACTACAAGAAATATACCCTTTAGCGGTGACACTATTACCGGCGACTCTAGATATTGTCGCCGCTAAAAACCAATGTCGCCGTTAATAGTATCGCCGCTAAAGGGTTGCCATCCGAATCCACACTTTCCCCCTCTGTTACATCTGAACCGTTCGATGAGATATCCAATCCAACGGGTGGGGTGTCTTATCCTGTCTAACCTAATACCGGCGACATACGCTAAAGGTTAAAAAAAGTCGTCGCTAATAGTTCACTAAAAATGACGCGGTACCCTTCCCTCCAGTTTGTCGTCGCTATTAGTGATTGTCGCCGGTAAAGGGTTCCTGTCGCCGCTAAAGGAGTCGCCACTATTGCCTATCGTAGATAAAAACGCACGCAGAAACCCTCCATTCTTCATTCTTCCTTATGTTTGTTGCGCTTGCCCTTCGCCATTTGCTACTCTCGCCGACTTTCTCTTCAATTTGCTTTTTCCAAGCAAATTTCTCCCCACATTGTTCCAAGCAAATTTCTCTAGGTGTGGTTAAAGCTTTTGGGACCAATTTCTAAGTCCATTTCTTGAAGAAAGGTAAGTTGATTTggtaatttcatttttaatttgtaTGTTAATTTCGATTTGTAGCTTCATCTAGTGATTGAATGGTAATAAACTGTTCATATTCTTGTTTTTTGTGGtgttgttttggattagaagTAAGTTGTTCAATTTCTTGTTTGTGGTGATTGAATGGCAATTAGTTGTATAACTTTCACTTGTAGTTTAGCCTTTAgggacatttgatgattattaaAAGCTGAATTTGATGACTAAATTGCAACAAATTgttcaatttcagtgattttggtGGTGTTGTTCAGTTTTTCTGGTGAGGGTACTTTCGAGTAAAGACTAGTTTTTCCGGCTACATATCCGTTGATTTCCGCCACTACAGGttctattatttcatttttttatgaattttgtatttatatgtgaaattatgtgaAAATTGTCATATGTGAAAATTGTCATATGTGAAAATCAGATTGTATATTTCGTATTTGtttgaatatatgtgaatttggtTTATATATACcaatgtatgtgtgtttgatgtatatgtggtatatgagtatttggtagaaattatatgtatttgttataagtaggatgttattgttagtatgtgaatgtatgtatgtttatTGTAAATGTGGGATTAGATTGTGAAACCTTTGTATTTGGTataaataggatgttattatgtatatatatgtgaaattatgtgtatttggtttaagtaggatgttattttgtgtgtgtgtgtgtgtgtatgtatttgtatttggtatatatgtggtatatgtatgtaaaagtatgtgaatttcatCCTCTTATGTATTATATAAAAGTATGTGGTTTTGGTATAGGTAGAATGTtatagttgaaaaaaaaaacacaaaaaaaattataaaattgtttaaaaacttatatacaaaaactagaaagtttctagtttttacccaagctaactccaaattatttaaccaataagttatatagttaacttataattttcaaattaatttataagGTTATATTTCTATAACCAATAATAATTGGTTACCAAAAAATAGGTTaaaggatgctataattgaaaaaaaataaaaataaattattgttataatttgaaaaaaaaacacaaaaaaaaattataaaattgtttaaaaacttatatacaaaaactagaaagtTTCTAATTTTTACCCaagctaactccaaattaattaaccaataagttatatagttaacttataatctTCAAATTAATTTATAAC containing:
- the LOC111876974 gene encoding putative disease resistance protein RGA3 — encoded protein: MADALVTVVAEAILKKVASIAASEIGIVWGYKEKLHTLEGTLKMIRAKLQDAENEKGQKHGVMEWLKQLKDVVDEADDVMDELHYEMLRREVKNRDHVRIKVPSLPSLKKLSFRRELGHKIKNINEKLSQINKDANDLGLQNEQPGSVVQYRPYAETVPNLDEFKIVGREDDEERIIHLLTESRKEEKLTIVPIVGMGGMGKTTLAKSVYNNPKIQQYFDVKAWLCVSVKVDINTLLAKIYESVAGEKPMSETMVNLVRDLEKKLGAKRYLLVLDDVWNEERSLWEEFKRHMMMIKSQIGSGVIVTTRKLDIGTKAMTTDSCPLKGLSDDDCWNIFKGRAFLAGQSPPPELEKIGHDIVKKCRGLPLLVKVIGGVLQNYSDPEKWLAIRNSKVWDLEDETERVQKSLELSLDNLPRRSIAKQCFASCSIFKKDKVMEREELVQLWMALGLVQADEKEKKEMEDVGNNIFQILVSNSLFQDVTRDMDGHINHCSMHDLVHDLSLSLSNLESKCLVGVMNDDFCQENTNVFFLIKRRMMDRTLRTFFFFREVKKNVSFQRFKQMRILILERCGMTKIDDSIGGLVHLRYLDLSFTRISVLPESIGKLYHLQTLKLQNCYHLKFPESMRNLVSLRYCKSEESIPNNIMGQLTSLRTLMPNSFSVLRNKGHGVKELSRLKHLSGKLCIFNLENLSSKEDAVMADLSGKKSLKEIEFNWSTNYGVGPRNDKEVLEGLQPPGDVKILKINKFSGDNFPEWVMKMAVTIDGKGTPLDKLVEITLSGCWRCLSLPTLEHLPHLRDLVLWRMDSLTCLRSSDVTRPTKPLSPSLRLLRLSFLERLEKWIDGAPNSSKMISPVLEKLEITDCPKIILLDECHPHPLVSLRIWDCTGLEYIKSIQGLTSLEYLVIGSCPSLSVIANLPNECHSLKTLSIRRCTNLTSLPHEMFNCFAFLKLLILGPFSKELDSFPSLQGIQKLRNHLYRLELYGWDHWKSIPDVIQHLTSLTQLRILRFGIQELPMWLTKMSSIREMQFISCNRLDEEKVKRGAPREANDVRLNHLRVYMDRDVN